From a region of the Bombus terrestris chromosome 8, iyBomTerr1.2, whole genome shotgun sequence genome:
- the LOC100648752 gene encoding phenoloxidase-activating factor 2 isoform X1: MCKLSMNQSYFLFSCETGVTRLTCFLHKNIVLHRERTFNTAMWGILLTLAVSSFSLVVSAPQNDGGLDSLIASLTGTNSSTQAPMADAELNALISDVFNQQPTSTTAATILGTDNKPKQPQEDCECVPYYLCQNGTISDNGETIIDIRFGFDDETSYMGASWGKCANYLEVCCKPPDRTNPNEIITPPPIARKGCGQRHPNGVGFRITGDKDNEAQFGEFPWMVAILKEEMIGNEKVNLYQCGGSLIHKLAVLTAAHCVQGKQPSELKVRAGEWDTQTKDEIYPHQDRKVEKVIVHQNYKAGTLFYDFAILILSEPVNLVDNVDLVCLPERNAVFDNSRCFASGWGRDIFGKEGHYQVILKKVELPTVPHSECQNKLRETRLGKYFRLHETFMCAGGEPGKDTCKGDGGGPLVCPMKSNPGTYLQAGIVAWGIGCAEGGTPGVYANVASARDWIDEQMAFNNLDNTVYQPQV, translated from the exons ATGTGCAAACTATCGATGAACCaatcgtattttcttttttcttgcgaGACTGGTGTAACTAGATTAACGTGTtttcttcataaaaatattgtattgcATCGAGAGCG AACTTTCAACACAGCAATGTGGGGAATACTATTGACACTGGCTGTGTCCAGTTTTTCTTTGGTTGTATCAGCCCCCCAAAACGATGGTGGATTGGATTCCTTGATAGCGAGCTTAACTGGAACAAATTCTTCAACTCAGGCCCCTATGGCGGACGCTGAGTTGAATGCTCTAATATCGGACGTATTTAATCAACAACCAACCTCCACTACAGCGGCGACTATTTTGGGTACAGATAACAAGCCGAAACAACCACAAGAAGACTGTGAATGCGTACCGTATTATCTATGTCAAAACGGCACCATTTCAGATAACGGAGAAACAATCATTGATATCAGGTTCGGCTTCGATGATGAGACTAGCTATATGGG AGCCTCATGGGGCAAATGCGCGAACTACCTGGAAGTCTGTTGTAAGCCACCAGACAGGACTAATCCCAACGAAATAATTACGCCCCCGCCAATCGCGAGGAAAGGTTGCGGGCAAAGACACCCCAACGGCGTTGGTTTCAGAATTACCGGCGACAAAGATAACGAAGCGCAATTTGGCGAGTTCCCGTGGATGGTGGCTATATTGAAGGAAGAAATGATCGGAAATGAGAAAGTGAACCTTTATCAATGCGGAGGTTCCTTGATTCACAAGCTGGCTGTTTTAACAGCCGCTCACTGTGTGCAAGG AAAACAACCATCTGAGTTGAAAGTTCGTGCTGGAGAATGGGACACGCAAACCAAGGACGAAATATATCCTCATCAAGATCGTAAAGTAGAAAAAGTGATCGTTCACCAAAATTATAAAGCCGGAACTCTATTTTATGATTTCGCCATTTTGATCTTGTCTGAGCCGGTGAACCtcgtggacaacgtggatcTCGTTTGCCTGCCAGAACGAAATGCTGTGTTCGATAATTCTCGGTGTTTCGCTAGTGGCTGGGGCAGAGACATCTTTG GTAAGGAGGGACACTATCAGGTAATCTTGAAGAAAGTAGAATTGCCGACAGTGCCTCATAGTGAATGCCAGAACAAGCTTCGAGAAACTAGATTAGGAAAATACTTCCGTCTTCACGAAACCTTTATGTGCGCTGGTGGAGAGCCTGGGAAAGATACATGcaaa gGTGATGGAGGAGGTCCTCTTGTATGCCCCATGAAGAGTAATCCTGGTACGTATTTGCAAGCAGGTATTGTAGCATGGGGAATCGGTTGCGCGGAAGGTGGAACTCCAGGTGTTTATGCCAATGTTGCCTCAGCGCGTGATTGGATCGATGAACAAATGGCTTTTAACAATTTGGATAATACCGTTTACCAACCTCAAGTATAG
- the LOC100648752 gene encoding phenoloxidase-activating factor 2 isoform X2: MCKLSMNQSYFLFSCETGVTRLTCFLHKNIVLHRERTFNTAMWGILLTLAVSSFSLVVSAPQNDGGLDSLIASLTGTNSSTQAPMADAELNALISDVFNQQPTSTTAATILGTDNKPKQPQEDCECVPYYLCQNGTISDNGETIIDIRASWGKCANYLEVCCKPPDRTNPNEIITPPPIARKGCGQRHPNGVGFRITGDKDNEAQFGEFPWMVAILKEEMIGNEKVNLYQCGGSLIHKLAVLTAAHCVQGKQPSELKVRAGEWDTQTKDEIYPHQDRKVEKVIVHQNYKAGTLFYDFAILILSEPVNLVDNVDLVCLPERNAVFDNSRCFASGWGRDIFGKEGHYQVILKKVELPTVPHSECQNKLRETRLGKYFRLHETFMCAGGEPGKDTCKGDGGGPLVCPMKSNPGTYLQAGIVAWGIGCAEGGTPGVYANVASARDWIDEQMAFNNLDNTVYQPQV, from the exons ATGTGCAAACTATCGATGAACCaatcgtattttcttttttcttgcgaGACTGGTGTAACTAGATTAACGTGTtttcttcataaaaatattgtattgcATCGAGAGCG AACTTTCAACACAGCAATGTGGGGAATACTATTGACACTGGCTGTGTCCAGTTTTTCTTTGGTTGTATCAGCCCCCCAAAACGATGGTGGATTGGATTCCTTGATAGCGAGCTTAACTGGAACAAATTCTTCAACTCAGGCCCCTATGGCGGACGCTGAGTTGAATGCTCTAATATCGGACGTATTTAATCAACAACCAACCTCCACTACAGCGGCGACTATTTTGGGTACAGATAACAAGCCGAAACAACCACAAGAAGACTGTGAATGCGTACCGTATTATCTATGTCAAAACGGCACCATTTCAGATAACGGAGAAACAATCATTGATATCAG AGCCTCATGGGGCAAATGCGCGAACTACCTGGAAGTCTGTTGTAAGCCACCAGACAGGACTAATCCCAACGAAATAATTACGCCCCCGCCAATCGCGAGGAAAGGTTGCGGGCAAAGACACCCCAACGGCGTTGGTTTCAGAATTACCGGCGACAAAGATAACGAAGCGCAATTTGGCGAGTTCCCGTGGATGGTGGCTATATTGAAGGAAGAAATGATCGGAAATGAGAAAGTGAACCTTTATCAATGCGGAGGTTCCTTGATTCACAAGCTGGCTGTTTTAACAGCCGCTCACTGTGTGCAAGG AAAACAACCATCTGAGTTGAAAGTTCGTGCTGGAGAATGGGACACGCAAACCAAGGACGAAATATATCCTCATCAAGATCGTAAAGTAGAAAAAGTGATCGTTCACCAAAATTATAAAGCCGGAACTCTATTTTATGATTTCGCCATTTTGATCTTGTCTGAGCCGGTGAACCtcgtggacaacgtggatcTCGTTTGCCTGCCAGAACGAAATGCTGTGTTCGATAATTCTCGGTGTTTCGCTAGTGGCTGGGGCAGAGACATCTTTG GTAAGGAGGGACACTATCAGGTAATCTTGAAGAAAGTAGAATTGCCGACAGTGCCTCATAGTGAATGCCAGAACAAGCTTCGAGAAACTAGATTAGGAAAATACTTCCGTCTTCACGAAACCTTTATGTGCGCTGGTGGAGAGCCTGGGAAAGATACATGcaaa gGTGATGGAGGAGGTCCTCTTGTATGCCCCATGAAGAGTAATCCTGGTACGTATTTGCAAGCAGGTATTGTAGCATGGGGAATCGGTTGCGCGGAAGGTGGAACTCCAGGTGTTTATGCCAATGTTGCCTCAGCGCGTGATTGGATCGATGAACAAATGGCTTTTAACAATTTGGATAATACCGTTTACCAACCTCAAGTATAG
- the LOC100648752 gene encoding phenoloxidase-activating factor 2 isoform X3, protein MWGILLTLAVSSFSLVVSAPQNDGGLDSLIASLTGTNSSTQAPMADAELNALISDVFNQQPTSTTAATILGTDNKPKQPQEDCECVPYYLCQNGTISDNGETIIDIRFGFDDETSYMGASWGKCANYLEVCCKPPDRTNPNEIITPPPIARKGCGQRHPNGVGFRITGDKDNEAQFGEFPWMVAILKEEMIGNEKVNLYQCGGSLIHKLAVLTAAHCVQGKQPSELKVRAGEWDTQTKDEIYPHQDRKVEKVIVHQNYKAGTLFYDFAILILSEPVNLVDNVDLVCLPERNAVFDNSRCFASGWGRDIFGKEGHYQVILKKVELPTVPHSECQNKLRETRLGKYFRLHETFMCAGGEPGKDTCKGDGGGPLVCPMKSNPGTYLQAGIVAWGIGCAEGGTPGVYANVASARDWIDEQMAFNNLDNTVYQPQV, encoded by the exons ATGTGGGGAATACTATTGACACTGGCTGTGTCCAGTTTTTCTTTGGTTGTATCAGCCCCCCAAAACGATGGTGGATTGGATTCCTTGATAGCGAGCTTAACTGGAACAAATTCTTCAACTCAGGCCCCTATGGCGGACGCTGAGTTGAATGCTCTAATATCGGACGTATTTAATCAACAACCAACCTCCACTACAGCGGCGACTATTTTGGGTACAGATAACAAGCCGAAACAACCACAAGAAGACTGTGAATGCGTACCGTATTATCTATGTCAAAACGGCACCATTTCAGATAACGGAGAAACAATCATTGATATCAGGTTCGGCTTCGATGATGAGACTAGCTATATGGG AGCCTCATGGGGCAAATGCGCGAACTACCTGGAAGTCTGTTGTAAGCCACCAGACAGGACTAATCCCAACGAAATAATTACGCCCCCGCCAATCGCGAGGAAAGGTTGCGGGCAAAGACACCCCAACGGCGTTGGTTTCAGAATTACCGGCGACAAAGATAACGAAGCGCAATTTGGCGAGTTCCCGTGGATGGTGGCTATATTGAAGGAAGAAATGATCGGAAATGAGAAAGTGAACCTTTATCAATGCGGAGGTTCCTTGATTCACAAGCTGGCTGTTTTAACAGCCGCTCACTGTGTGCAAGG AAAACAACCATCTGAGTTGAAAGTTCGTGCTGGAGAATGGGACACGCAAACCAAGGACGAAATATATCCTCATCAAGATCGTAAAGTAGAAAAAGTGATCGTTCACCAAAATTATAAAGCCGGAACTCTATTTTATGATTTCGCCATTTTGATCTTGTCTGAGCCGGTGAACCtcgtggacaacgtggatcTCGTTTGCCTGCCAGAACGAAATGCTGTGTTCGATAATTCTCGGTGTTTCGCTAGTGGCTGGGGCAGAGACATCTTTG GTAAGGAGGGACACTATCAGGTAATCTTGAAGAAAGTAGAATTGCCGACAGTGCCTCATAGTGAATGCCAGAACAAGCTTCGAGAAACTAGATTAGGAAAATACTTCCGTCTTCACGAAACCTTTATGTGCGCTGGTGGAGAGCCTGGGAAAGATACATGcaaa gGTGATGGAGGAGGTCCTCTTGTATGCCCCATGAAGAGTAATCCTGGTACGTATTTGCAAGCAGGTATTGTAGCATGGGGAATCGGTTGCGCGGAAGGTGGAACTCCAGGTGTTTATGCCAATGTTGCCTCAGCGCGTGATTGGATCGATGAACAAATGGCTTTTAACAATTTGGATAATACCGTTTACCAACCTCAAGTATAG